The following are encoded in a window of Thermodesulfobacterium geofontis OPF15 genomic DNA:
- the nusB gene encoding transcription antitermination factor NusB, which yields MKRRKGREIALQILYQKETAQIPIHEAISNYKNYFGVKDDEILDFAQELALGVDENIEFIDNIIKKYIPSSWPLERLNLTDKNILRLAIYEMFFRPDIPEIVSINEAIELAKLYGTDDSPAFINGVLDNIYKKEIKIKVEDHKGDEKI from the coding sequence ATGAAGAGAAGAAAAGGAAGAGAAATAGCACTTCAAATTCTTTATCAAAAAGAAACAGCCCAAATACCTATCCATGAAGCTATAAGTAATTACAAAAATTATTTTGGTGTAAAAGACGATGAAATATTAGATTTTGCCCAAGAATTAGCTCTTGGAGTAGACGAAAATATAGAATTTATAGACAATATAATTAAAAAATATATTCCTTCTTCTTGGCCCTTAGAAAGATTAAATCTTACAGATAAAAATATCCTTAGATTGGCAATTTATGAGATGTTTTTTAGACCAGATATTCCAGAGATTGTTTCTATAAATGAAGCTATAGAACTTGCTAAACTTTATGGAACTGATGATTCCCCAGCTTTTATAAATGGAGTTTTAGATAATATTTATAAAAAGGAAATTAAAATAAAGGTTGAAGATCATAAAGGAGATGAAAAAATTTAA
- a CDS encoding HNH endonuclease — protein sequence MKKEVLSCEEFIKREKAKARKLKNTRWWRKQLERGICYYCGKKVKPEELTMDHKIPLSRGGTSERINIVPACKECNNKKKYLLPWEWEEYLKNLKNRNRS from the coding sequence ATGAAAAAAGAAGTTTTAAGTTGTGAGGAATTTATAAAAAGAGAAAAGGCCAAAGCAAGAAAACTCAAAAATACAAGATGGTGGAGAAAACAATTAGAAAGAGGAATATGTTATTACTGTGGAAAAAAAGTTAAACCTGAAGAACTCACTATGGATCATAAAATTCCTTTATCTCGTGGTGGAACTTCAGAGAGAATTAATATAGTTCCAGCATGTAAAGAATGTAATAACAAAAAGAAATATTTACTTCCTTGGGAATGGGAAGAATATTTAAAAAATTTAAAGAACAGAAATAGGAGTTAA
- the hflX gene encoding GTPase HflX, translating into MGSQIFGNTIGLKPSELKKLEKLYRRKVPPTSIITHELAKEISQISAEINRQVGILINRKGEIDYVIVGTFNRIEIPELKGYRDHIARLKGLRCIHTHLINSQNDKTKPSGLDQDDLIDLAFLRLDLIGALEVKPDGEPGKIYIAHILPDPEFFKGALLDQEEKFFYFLKPCYVWELKENFLELIKNLEDELDRIRPLKEIGENKDRAILIFIKEPKDIYLEEKMEELEELARTAGVSVVGKVVQKRVSPDPKYVIGKGKLVEVMILAMRNRANLLIFDRELTPSQVRALTEVTDLRVIDRTQLILDIFAQRASSREGKIQVEIAQLRYALPRLRAKDDAFSRLTGGIGGRGPGETKLEIDRRRIKDKIAKLERELSKISQERELRRKRRKKLNFKVVSLIGYTNAGKTTLLNTLAKTNYLAEDKLFATLDPVTKLIKTKNGKVFLLTDTVGFIRDLPEDLKKAFKATLEELYSADILLHIVDISHPDFENHIKAVEQILEEMDLLHIPKILVFNKIDLLENKENFSPLWLKNLVSKYNAIPISAKKGINLDLLIEAIENWLTILEKEKPENFPVFSEEENLPKVPREHRFF; encoded by the coding sequence ATGGGCTCTCAAATTTTTGGAAATACTATAGGTTTAAAACCAAGTGAGTTAAAGAAATTAGAAAAATTATATAGACGTAAAGTTCCTCCCACATCTATTATCACTCATGAATTAGCTAAGGAAATTTCTCAAATCTCTGCAGAAATAAATCGTCAAGTTGGAATTCTTATAAATAGAAAAGGAGAAATTGATTATGTAATAGTAGGTACCTTTAATAGAATTGAAATTCCTGAACTCAAAGGCTATCGTGATCATATAGCAAGACTGAAGGGTTTAAGATGTATTCATACTCATCTTATTAACTCTCAAAATGACAAAACTAAACCTTCAGGTCTTGATCAGGATGATCTTATTGATTTAGCATTTCTAAGACTGGATTTGATAGGTGCTTTGGAAGTAAAACCTGATGGAGAACCTGGAAAAATCTATATTGCCCATATATTACCTGATCCTGAATTTTTTAAAGGGGCTCTTCTTGATCAAGAAGAAAAATTCTTTTATTTTTTAAAACCCTGCTATGTATGGGAACTTAAAGAAAATTTTTTAGAGCTTATCAAAAATTTGGAAGATGAATTAGACAGAATTAGACCTCTTAAGGAAATTGGTGAAAATAAAGACCGTGCAATTCTTATTTTTATTAAAGAACCTAAGGATATATATTTAGAAGAAAAAATGGAAGAGCTTGAAGAACTTGCAAGGACTGCAGGAGTTAGTGTAGTAGGAAAGGTTGTTCAAAAAAGAGTGTCCCCTGATCCAAAATATGTTATAGGTAAAGGAAAACTTGTTGAAGTTATGATTTTAGCTATGAGAAATAGAGCTAATTTACTTATATTTGATAGAGAACTTACTCCTTCTCAAGTAAGGGCTTTAACTGAAGTTACAGATTTAAGAGTTATAGATAGAACTCAATTGATTCTTGATATATTTGCTCAAAGAGCATCTTCAAGAGAAGGAAAAATCCAAGTTGAAATTGCTCAGCTAAGGTATGCTTTACCTCGTCTTAGAGCTAAAGATGATGCTTTCTCCCGTTTAACTGGAGGAATTGGAGGAAGAGGACCAGGAGAAACTAAATTAGAAATAGACAGAAGAAGAATTAAAGATAAAATTGCAAAACTGGAAAGAGAGTTAAGCAAAATTTCACAAGAAAGGGAATTAAGAAGAAAAAGAAGAAAAAAACTTAATTTTAAAGTAGTGTCTCTTATTGGTTATACAAATGCTGGGAAAACAACTTTACTTAATACCTTAGCTAAAACCAATTATCTTGCAGAGGATAAACTTTTTGCTACCTTAGATCCTGTTACAAAATTGATAAAAACTAAAAACGGAAAGGTATTTCTTCTTACAGATACAGTAGGATTTATAAGAGACCTTCCTGAAGATCTTAAAAAAGCTTTTAAAGCAACCTTAGAAGAACTTTATTCAGCTGACATCCTTTTACATATAGTTGATATTTCCCATCCTGATTTTGAAAATCATATAAAGGCTGTTGAACAAATTCTCGAAGAAATGGATCTTTTACATATACCCAAAATTTTGGTATTTAATAAAATAGACCTTCTTGAAAATAAAGAAAATTTTTCACCTCTTTGGTTAAAAAATTTAGTTTCCAAATATAATGCTATTCCTATTTCTGCTAAAAAGGGAATAAATTTAGATTTACTTATAGAGGCTATAGAAAATTGGTTAACTATTCTTGAGAAAGAGAAGCCCGAAAATTTTCCTGTCTTTTCCGAGGAGGAAAATCTCCCCAAAGTTCCTCGAGAGCATAGATTTTTCTAA
- a CDS encoding type I glyceraldehyde-3-phosphate dehydrogenase: MKKLGINGFGRIGKLTLWHHVARKYFDEIVVNVGREVGTSFSDIASYIEKDSTYGWLQVYLYGHKGKRVIENLDEKEGTMYVDGIKVKILRKTRNPKEIDWRKEGVKLVVECSGKFRDPNIDPEDPKGSVRGHLLAGAEKVIVSAPFKIRDKEKGIPEDAVTIVYGINEEVYQPNKHNIISSASCTTTCLAYMVKPLLDYFGSDRILSASMVTVHAVTSSQVVLDRLPKEGKGDLRRMRSVFNNIILTTTGAAEALGLVIPEMQKIGFMAESVRVPTTTGSLIILTVNIQDESLENRITRDLINKIYEEAANTKYKDYLIFTMEQNVSSDIIGYPRAAAIIEGAETHTRTALAKVDICKALPEIGQTVCTHVEIPITQVVVYGWYDNELGSYTNLMGDLTVFIAEKMI, encoded by the coding sequence ATGAAAAAATTGGGTATAAATGGATTTGGAAGAATAGGTAAATTAACACTTTGGCATCATGTAGCAAGAAAATACTTTGATGAAATAGTAGTAAATGTAGGAAGGGAGGTAGGGACTTCTTTTTCTGATATAGCAAGTTATATAGAAAAAGATAGTACTTATGGATGGTTGCAAGTATATCTTTATGGACATAAAGGAAAAAGAGTAATTGAAAATTTAGACGAAAAAGAAGGAACCATGTATGTAGATGGAATTAAGGTGAAAATTTTAAGAAAAACTAGAAATCCAAAAGAGATCGATTGGAGAAAAGAAGGGGTAAAACTTGTAGTAGAATGTTCTGGAAAATTTAGAGATCCTAATATAGATCCAGAAGATCCTAAAGGTTCAGTTAGAGGACATCTTTTAGCAGGAGCTGAAAAGGTAATAGTTTCTGCACCTTTTAAAATAAGAGATAAGGAAAAGGGAATTCCAGAAGATGCAGTAACTATTGTTTATGGTATTAATGAAGAGGTTTATCAGCCAAATAAACATAATATTATTTCTTCAGCCTCTTGTACAACTACTTGTTTAGCCTATATGGTTAAACCTTTGCTTGATTACTTTGGTTCAGATAGAATACTCTCAGCTTCTATGGTTACAGTTCATGCAGTTACAAGTTCACAGGTGGTTTTGGATAGACTTCCTAAGGAAGGAAAAGGAGATTTAAGAAGAATGAGGAGTGTTTTTAATAATATTATTTTAACTACTACTGGTGCAGCTGAAGCTTTGGGACTTGTTATACCTGAGATGCAAAAAATTGGATTCATGGCTGAAAGTGTAAGAGTTCCAACTACTACAGGAAGTCTTATTATCCTTACAGTGAATATTCAAGATGAAAGTTTGGAAAATCGTATTACCAGGGATTTAATAAATAAAATATATGAGGAAGCAGCAAACACAAAATATAAAGATTATCTTATATTTACTATGGAACAAAATGTCTCCTCAGATATTATAGGTTATCCAAGAGCTGCAGCAATTATTGAAGGAGCTGAAACCCATACCCGCACAGCTTTAGCTAAGGTGGATATTTGTAAAGCCCTTCCAGAAATAGGTCAAACTGTTTGTACCCATGTTGAAATACCTATTACTCAAGTAGTAGTTTATGGATGGTATGATAATGAATTAGGGTCTTATACTAACTTAATGGGTGATCTTACTGTTTTTATTGCTGAAAAGATGATATAA
- a CDS encoding J domain-containing protein, translated as MNIRNKKRNPFEIFGLSPQIVKELDEEVLFKLIKAIYKVFQLTYHPDKGGDPKKALEINLAFENLNLEKNPETFRNYRKKYIERLSRKTLQKELEELRAQNRKLNFYNELLKEKLWQCLENGFEFLEKSFEEGRGLKLRIFDIVTYMNFSGFRNTKKQMFFKDLILTKNFVLKRKAYEEYYTKFINYRYIGCIKREYLEPWVLLEREFKDENQSFKNFISKEAFIKECLVFLEIEIKSNSYIFFYDFEDFQKIFLEGVVIDFEKLKEDEFFDILKNKTINLEKRIEALNNFSREINEF; from the coding sequence ATGAATATTAGAAATAAAAAAAGAAATCCCTTTGAAATTTTCGGACTCTCTCCTCAGATTGTTAAAGAACTTGATGAAGAAGTTTTGTTTAAATTGATAAAGGCTATTTATAAAGTTTTTCAATTAACCTATCATCCTGATAAAGGGGGAGATCCTAAAAAGGCTTTAGAAATTAATCTTGCTTTTGAAAATCTTAATTTAGAAAAGAATCCAGAAACTTTCAGAAATTATCGTAAAAAGTATATAGAAAGACTTTCCAGAAAAACTTTACAAAAGGAATTAGAAGAACTGAGAGCACAAAATAGAAAGCTAAATTTTTATAATGAACTTTTAAAAGAAAAACTTTGGCAATGTTTGGAAAACGGTTTTGAATTCTTAGAAAAATCCTTTGAAGAAGGTAGGGGACTAAAACTTAGAATTTTTGATATAGTTACTTATATGAATTTTTCAGGTTTTAGAAATACAAAAAAGCAAATGTTTTTTAAGGATCTTATTTTAACTAAAAATTTCGTCTTAAAAAGAAAAGCTTATGAAGAATATTATACAAAATTTATAAATTATAGATATATTGGTTGTATAAAAAGAGAATATTTAGAGCCGTGGGTGTTGTTAGAAAGGGAATTTAAAGATGAAAATCAAAGTTTTAAAAATTTTATTTCTAAGGAGGCATTTATAAAAGAGTGTCTTGTATTTTTAGAAATAGAGATCAAATCCAATTCTTATATATTTTTTTATGATTTCGAGGATTTTCAAAAGATCTTTTTAGAAGGAGTAGTGATAGATTTTGAAAAATTAAAAGAGGATGAGTTTTTTGATATACTTAAAAACAAAACTATTAATTTAGAAAAAAGGATTGAAGCTTTAAATAATTTTAGTAGAGAAATTAATGAGTTTTAA
- a CDS encoding phosphorylase family protein: protein MFLPKLKIKTGKRSVIFFTLPEWNHAKEKILTGKNVSFLNLQIKYNEKSLILGPVIGAPFLSIVLEVLKSLGIEEIIGIGWAGKLSVKINRGDLFLPLKAYAKEGTSNFYFPKKRVFNPDKTLFERIEKEMIERSIDFKKGSIISVDAPFVFERKKVYLEKWRKKIEALDMETSALFSIGISLQIKVMVLHFIIDEVGKFFKKRPEEEIKIKRQKVFELLKDFLDYKI from the coding sequence ATGTTTTTACCAAAACTTAAAATTAAAACAGGAAAAAGAAGTGTTATATTTTTTACCTTGCCTGAATGGAATCACGCAAAAGAAAAAATTCTCACGGGAAAAAATGTAAGTTTTTTAAATTTGCAGATTAAATATAATGAAAAATCTCTTATTTTAGGTCCAGTAATAGGAGCTCCATTTTTAAGCATAGTTTTAGAAGTTTTAAAATCTTTGGGAATAGAAGAGATTATCGGAATAGGATGGGCTGGAAAATTGAGTGTCAAAATAAATAGAGGTGATCTTTTTTTACCACTTAAGGCTTATGCTAAGGAAGGAACAAGTAATTTTTATTTTCCTAAAAAAAGGGTTTTTAATCCTGATAAAACTCTTTTTGAAAGAATAGAAAAAGAAATGATAGAAAGAAGTATAGATTTTAAAAAAGGAAGCATCATTTCTGTTGATGCACCATTTGTTTTTGAAAGAAAAAAGGTTTATTTAGAAAAGTGGAGAAAAAAAATAGAAGCTCTTGATATGGAAACTTCAGCTTTATTTTCCATTGGTATATCTTTACAAATAAAAGTTATGGTTTTACATTTTATAATTGATGAAGTTGGGAAATTTTTTAAGAAAAGACCTGAAGAGGAAATTAAAATTAAAAGACAAAAAGTTTTTGAATTATTAAAAGATTTTTTGGATTATAAGATATGA
- the rsfS gene encoding ribosome silencing factor, producing MKSESLAKIIVDLLESKKAEEITLIDVRKKVDYADFFIICSSRSTKHAQGICEFISLELEKLDIKPLGIEGLELGQWIVMDYETVILHIFYEPIRKIYALEELWGDFPPRKRQENFRASLSQE from the coding sequence ATGAAAAGTGAAAGTTTAGCTAAAATAATTGTAGACCTTTTAGAATCAAAAAAAGCTGAAGAAATAACTTTAATAGATGTAAGAAAAAAAGTAGATTATGCAGATTTTTTTATAATTTGTAGTTCCCGTTCTACAAAACATGCTCAAGGAATTTGTGAATTTATTTCCTTGGAATTAGAAAAATTAGATATTAAACCACTTGGTATAGAAGGTTTAGAATTGGGACAATGGATTGTAATGGATTATGAAACAGTAATTCTTCACATATTTTATGAACCTATTAGAAAAATCTATGCTCTCGAGGAACTTTGGGGAGATTTTCCTCCTCGGAAAAGACAGGAAAATTTTCGGGCTTCTCTTTCTCAAGAATAG
- a CDS encoding RNA methyltransferase, whose product MNYKKLEGEEILKKWRKNRPPERFPIVAILDNIRSAYNVGSMFRTAECAYISKLILCGITPCPPHPKVEKTALGTTNLVPWNYFLHTLDAIKNLKKEGFKIAILEITEKSIPIQQLKKEDFPLALVIGNEVTGVDEEIFYEGDFILEIPLYGEKESLNVAVAFGVAIFLLIEKLKDIQSFNSCNK is encoded by the coding sequence ATGAATTATAAAAAGCTTGAAGGAGAAGAAATTTTAAAAAAATGGAGAAAAAACCGTCCTCCTGAAAGATTCCCTATTGTTGCAATTCTTGATAATATAAGAAGTGCTTATAATGTTGGTTCCATGTTTCGTACTGCTGAATGTGCTTATATTTCAAAACTTATTCTATGTGGAATAACACCTTGTCCACCACATCCAAAAGTTGAAAAAACAGCTTTGGGAACTACAAATCTTGTTCCCTGGAATTATTTTCTTCATACTCTCGATGCTATAAAGAATCTTAAAAAAGAAGGTTTTAAAATTGCTATTCTTGAAATTACAGAAAAAAGCATACCTATACAACAATTGAAAAAAGAAGATTTTCCTTTAGCTTTAGTAATAGGAAATGAAGTTACTGGAGTTGATGAAGAAATATTTTATGAAGGAGATTTTATTTTGGAAATACCCCTTTATGGCGAAAAAGAATCTCTTAATGTTGCTGTAGCCTTTGGGGTAGCTATATTTTTACTTATTGAGAAACTTAAAGATATCCAAAGTTTTAACTCTTGTAATAAATGA
- the glmS gene encoding glutamine--fructose-6-phosphate transaminase (isomerizing) gives MCGIIGYIGERQVLPVLLEGLRRLEYRGYDSAGVVFLEDENIRVIKVKGKVFNLEEKIFNNFPQKPKAPGLGHTRWATHGEPSDENAHPHIDCKGILALVHNGIIENYYELKRELQEKGHKFNSATDTEVIVHLVEDYINQELDLKTAFFSALKRLKGAYAIGLISKENPDLIMVARNLSPVVIGLGDGENFLASDIPALLPFTKKVLFLNDGEVAILSKDKVEIFDLEGNKIERTPTIISWDLASAEKGGFPHFLLKEIYEQPEAVKHTLLGRIDLDRKAIDFSKEGLKKEFFENIEKIFIVACGTSYHAGLVAKYLIEKNLKIPVEVDLASEFRYRHPLINSNTLFIAVSQSGETADTLASLRLAKQLDAKILSICNVLGSTIARESDVVLYTQAGPEISVASTKAFITQILIFILLTFYLKAMFYKENEKAEKINILIKLPQLLEKFVKEVHLKVKKIAKKWYNVENCLYLGRNILYPIALEGALKLKEISYIHAEGYAAGEMKHGPIALIDEKFPTVVLAAKETGITYEKTLANAEEVRSRRGPIIAFVSENSEEFKKLSEDLVEIPSTFYEFLPIFYVIPLQLFAYEMAVLRGCDVDKPRNLAKSVTVE, from the coding sequence ATGTGCGGTATTATAGGATACATAGGGGAAAGACAAGTTTTGCCTGTACTTTTGGAGGGTTTAAGAAGATTAGAATATAGAGGGTATGATTCTGCTGGAGTGGTATTTTTAGAAGATGAAAATATAAGAGTAATAAAAGTAAAAGGTAAAGTATTTAATTTAGAAGAAAAAATTTTTAACAATTTTCCTCAAAAACCAAAAGCTCCAGGGCTTGGGCATACTCGTTGGGCTACTCATGGAGAACCTTCTGATGAAAATGCTCATCCTCATATTGATTGTAAAGGAATACTTGCTTTAGTACATAATGGAATTATTGAAAATTATTATGAATTAAAAAGGGAGCTTCAAGAAAAGGGGCATAAATTTAATTCAGCAACAGATACAGAAGTGATAGTTCATTTAGTAGAAGATTACATAAATCAAGAATTAGATCTAAAAACAGCTTTTTTTTCAGCGTTAAAAAGACTAAAAGGAGCCTATGCAATTGGTCTTATTTCTAAAGAAAATCCCGATCTTATAATGGTTGCTCGTAATCTTAGTCCTGTAGTGATAGGATTAGGAGATGGAGAAAATTTTTTAGCTTCAGATATCCCTGCTCTTCTTCCCTTTACTAAAAAGGTTTTATTTTTAAATGACGGAGAAGTAGCTATATTATCTAAAGATAAGGTTGAAATTTTTGATTTAGAAGGAAATAAGATAGAAAGAACTCCTACAATTATTTCTTGGGATCTTGCTTCTGCAGAAAAGGGAGGATTCCCACATTTTCTTTTAAAGGAAATTTATGAACAACCAGAAGCTGTAAAACATACACTTTTAGGTAGAATAGATTTAGATAGAAAAGCTATAGACTTTTCAAAAGAGGGGCTCAAAAAGGAATTTTTTGAAAATATAGAAAAAATTTTTATAGTTGCTTGTGGAACATCTTATCATGCTGGATTAGTAGCAAAGTATTTGATAGAAAAAAATTTAAAAATTCCAGTAGAAGTTGATCTTGCTTCTGAATTTCGTTACAGACATCCTTTAATAAATTCTAATACTTTATTTATTGCTGTTTCTCAATCTGGAGAAACTGCTGATACCTTAGCAAGCTTAAGACTTGCTAAGCAACTTGATGCTAAGATATTGTCTATTTGTAATGTTTTAGGAAGTACTATTGCCAGAGAAAGTGATGTAGTTCTTTATACTCAGGCAGGACCTGAAATTAGTGTAGCTTCCACAAAAGCATTTATTACTCAAATATTAATTTTTATTCTTTTAACTTTTTATTTAAAAGCAATGTTTTATAAAGAAAACGAAAAAGCTGAAAAAATAAATATTTTAATAAAGCTTCCCCAATTGCTTGAAAAATTTGTAAAAGAAGTTCATTTAAAAGTTAAAAAAATAGCTAAAAAATGGTATAATGTAGAAAATTGTCTTTATTTGGGAAGAAACATTTTGTATCCTATAGCCCTTGAGGGTGCGCTTAAATTAAAAGAAATTTCTTATATTCATGCAGAGGGATATGCTGCAGGAGAAATGAAACATGGACCTATAGCTTTGATAGATGAAAAATTCCCAACTGTAGTTCTTGCTGCTAAAGAAACAGGAATAACTTATGAAAAAACACTTGCCAATGCTGAAGAAGTGAGATCAAGAAGGGGGCCTATTATAGCCTTTGTTTCGGAAAATTCAGAGGAATTTAAGAAGCTATCTGAAGATTTAGTAGAGATTCCTTCAACTTTTTATGAATTTTTGCCTATATTTTACGTAATTCCTTTACAACTTTTTGCTTATGAAATGGCAGTTTTAAGGGGATGTGATGTAGATAAACCTCGCAACCTTGCCAAAAGTGTAACCGTAGAATAG
- the sfsA gene encoding DNA/RNA nuclease SfsA — translation MEINYPFNFEKIKANFLERINRFVVKIKLKEKEKLAYLPNPGRLWELLLPGKPLLVFKNKKNSKLPYTVLACQKDSNYILLHTHLTNKIIKKLIEEEKIHFWKNYKILREETKFNSSRFDLILEDKRTFEKLILEIKTCTLFGKEIAMFPDAETKRGTKHILKLAELRGKDLRGGILFVVMNPEIKYFLPAYHIDYQFSKALVEVKDKIEIRAIALKWDDTFTYVKEIKELQIPFDFLEKIEDKGLYLLVFKIKNKEKLKIGNLGEKVFKKGFYVYVGSAMNSLSKRINRHLRKNKKLKWHIDYLLQKGENLKVIPIRDFEKRECEIAKELSLLSQEIIPDFGASDCKCKSHLFYFSYNPLEKEEFQKLIIEYRINKISHVFTKT, via the coding sequence ATGGAAATTAACTATCCCTTTAATTTTGAAAAGATAAAGGCTAATTTTTTAGAAAGGATCAATCGTTTTGTGGTAAAAATAAAATTAAAAGAAAAAGAAAAATTAGCCTATCTTCCTAATCCTGGAAGACTTTGGGAACTTTTATTACCCGGAAAACCTCTTTTAGTTTTTAAAAATAAAAAGAATTCTAAACTTCCTTATACTGTTTTAGCTTGTCAAAAAGATTCTAATTATATTCTTCTCCATACTCATTTAACTAATAAAATTATTAAAAAGCTTATTGAAGAAGAAAAAATTCATTTTTGGAAGAATTATAAAATTTTAAGAGAAGAAACCAAATTTAATTCTTCAAGATTTGATCTTATTTTAGAGGATAAACGAACTTTTGAAAAATTGATTTTAGAAATTAAAACTTGTACGCTTTTTGGTAAAGAAATAGCCATGTTTCCTGATGCAGAAACTAAAAGAGGAACAAAACACATTTTAAAATTAGCAGAACTTAGAGGAAAAGACCTCAGAGGAGGTATTCTTTTTGTGGTTATGAATCCAGAAATAAAATATTTTTTACCTGCCTATCACATTGATTATCAATTTTCTAAAGCATTAGTTGAAGTAAAAGATAAAATAGAAATAAGGGCTATCGCTTTAAAATGGGATGATACCTTTACTTATGTAAAAGAAATAAAGGAGCTTCAAATACCCTTTGATTTTTTAGAAAAAATAGAAGATAAGGGATTATACCTTTTGGTCTTTAAAATAAAAAATAAAGAAAAGCTAAAAATTGGAAATTTAGGAGAGAAAGTTTTTAAAAAAGGATTTTATGTTTATGTAGGCTCTGCTATGAATAGTCTTAGTAAAAGAATTAATCGCCACCTTAGAAAAAATAAAAAACTAAAATGGCATATAGATTATTTGCTTCAAAAAGGAGAAAATTTAAAAGTTATTCCTATAAGGGATTTTGAAAAAAGGGAATGTGAAATTGCTAAAGAACTTTCTCTGCTTTCTCAAGAAATAATTCCTGATTTTGGTGCTTCAGATTGTAAATGCAAATCTCATCTTTTTTATTTTTCTTATAATCCACTTGAAAAGGAAGAGTTTCAAAAGCTAATTATTGAATATAGAATAAATAAAATTAGCCATGTTTTTACCAAAACTTAA
- a CDS encoding DUF6485 family protein yields the protein MECRKEQNLKRCNCTYEPCPKKGMCCECLHYHLKMRQLPACCFPPEYEKTYDRSFELFAKLVKQGKI from the coding sequence ATGGAATGTAGAAAAGAGCAAAATTTAAAAAGGTGTAATTGTACCTATGAACCCTGTCCCAAAAAGGGTATGTGTTGTGAATGCTTGCATTATCATTTAAAAATGAGACAATTGCCTGCTTGTTGTTTCCCTCCTGAATATGAAAAAACTTATGATAGAAGTTTTGAATTATTTGCTAAATTAGTTAAGCAGGGAAAAATATAA
- the cmk gene encoding (d)CMP kinase, with amino-acid sequence MKKFKIITIDGPASSGKTTVAKMIAQKFKVPLLESGALYRFVTYLLIKSEKSIQTYMENEDLLINFLKEAFQKVKIELTSEGTFIYWNGKLIKDELRKEEVENMVSQVSANKKVREFLTEIMRKLGKEDSLITEGRDMGSFVFPYADIKIFLTANEEIRAQRRLKEKMGKVIYKDKNLYEKVFNNIKFRDKLDSQREVAPLIIPEGAYIIDTSNLTPEEVLNEILKIIK; translated from the coding sequence ATGAAAAAATTTAAAATCATCACTATAGATGGTCCTGCTTCTTCAGGTAAAACAACTGTAGCTAAAATGATAGCTCAAAAATTTAAGGTCCCCTTATTAGAATCAGGAGCTTTATATAGATTTGTAACTTATCTTTTAATAAAATCAGAAAAATCCATCCAAACTTATATGGAAAATGAAGATTTATTAATTAATTTTTTAAAAGAAGCTTTTCAAAAAGTGAAAATAGAATTAACATCAGAGGGAACATTTATTTATTGGAATGGAAAATTGATAAAAGATGAACTAAGAAAAGAAGAAGTAGAAAATATGGTTTCTCAAGTTTCTGCAAATAAAAAGGTTAGAGAATTTTTAACTGAAATTATGAGAAAACTTGGTAAAGAAGATAGCTTAATTACTGAGGGAAGAGACATGGGAAGTTTTGTCTTTCCTTATGCAGATATAAAAATATTTCTAACTGCTAATGAAGAAATAAGGGCACAGAGAAGACTTAAAGAAAAAATGGGAAAAGTGATTTATAAGGATAAAAATTTATATGAAAAAGTTTTTAATAATATAAAATTTAGAGACAAATTAGATAGTCAGAGGGAGGTAGCACCTTTAATTATTCCTGAAGGAGCTTATATTATAGACACTTCCAATTTGACTCCAGAGGAAGTTTTAAATGAAATTTTAAAAATTATTAAATAA